A genomic region of Arvicola amphibius chromosome 7, mArvAmp1.2, whole genome shotgun sequence contains the following coding sequences:
- the Itga6 gene encoding integrin alpha-6 isoform X1: protein MAVAGQLCLLYLSAGLLARLGAAFNLDTREDNVIRKSGDPGSLFGFSLAMHWQLQPEDKRLLLVGAPRAEALPLQRANRTGGLYSCDITSRGPCTRIEFDNDADPMSESKEDQWMGVTVQSQGPGGKVVTCAHRYEKRQHVNTKQESRDIFGRCYVLSQNLRIEDDMDGGDWSFCDGRLRGHEKFGSCQQGVAATFTKDFHYIVFGAPGTYNWKGIVRVEQKNNTFFDMNIFEDGPYEVGGETDHDESLVPVPANSYLGFSLDSGKGIMSKDDITFVSGAPRANHSGAVVLLKRDMKSAHLLPEYIFDGEGLASSFGYDVAVVDLNADGWQDIVIGAPQYFDRGGEVGGAVYVYINQQGRWNNVKPIRLNGTKDSMFGISVKNIGDINQDGYPDIAVGAPYDDLGKVFIYHGSPTGINTKPTQVLEGTSPYFGYSIAGNMDLDRNSYPDVAVGSLSDSVTIFRSRPVINILKTVTVTPNRIDLRQKSLCGSPSGICLKVKACFEYSAKPSGYNPSISILGILEAEKERRKSGLSSRVQFRNQGSEPKYTQELTLSRQKQRACMEETLWLQENIRDKLRPIPITASVEIQEPSSRRRVNSLPEVLPILNSNEAKTVQTDVHFLKEGCGDDNVCNSNLKLEYKFCTREGSQDKFSYLPIQKGIPELVLKDQKDIALEITVTNGPSDPRNPRKDGDDAHEAKLVATFPDTLTYSAYRELRAFPEKQLSCVANQNGSQADCELGNPFKRNSSVTFYLILSTTEVTFDTTDLDINLKLETTSNQDNLAPITAKAKVVIELLLSVSGVAKPSQVYFGGTVVGEQAMKSEDEVGSLIEYEFRVINLGKPLKNLGTATLNIQWPKEINNGKWLLYLVKVESKGLEQIVCEPHDEINFLKLKESHNSRRKREISEKQIDDSRKFSLFSERKYQTLNCSVNVRCVNIKCPLRGLDSKASLVLRSRLWNSTFLEEYSKLNYLDILVRASIDVTAAAQNIKLPHAGTQVRVTVFPSKTVAQYSGIAWWIILLAVLAGILMLALLVFLLWKCGFFKRSRYDDSVPRYHAVRIRKEEREIKDEKHNDNLEKKQWITKWSENESYS, encoded by the exons GCTGCTAGTGGGGGCCCCTCGGGCAGAAGCACTTCCACTGCAGAGGGCGAACAGAACAGGGGGCCTGTACAGCTGTGACATCACCTCTCGGGGACCTTGCACGCGGATTGAGTTTGATAATGATG CTGATCCCATGTCAGAAAGCAAGGAAGATCAGTGGATGGGGGTCACCGTCCAGAGTCAGGGTCCAGGAGGCAAAGTGGTG ACATGCGCGCATCGCTATGAAAAGAGGCAGCACGTGAACACCAAGCAGGAGTCCAGAGACATCTTCGGGAGGTGCTACGTCCTGAGTCAGAATCTCAGGATCGAGGATGACATGGATGGGGGAGACTGGAGTTTCTGTGACGGCCGACTGAGAGGCCATGAAAAATTCGGCTCTTGTCAGCAAGGGGTCGCCGCGACTTTCACTAAAGACTTCCATTACATTGTGTTTGGCGCCCCGGGTACTTACAACTGGAAAG GGATTGTTCGTGTAGAGCAAAAGAATAACACTTTTTTTGACATGAACATCTTTGAAGATGGGCCCTATGAAGTTGGTGGAGAGACTGACCATGATGAAAGTCTCGTGCCTGTTCCTGCTAACAGTTACCTAG GCTTTTCATTGGACTCAGGGAAGGGTATTATGTCTAAAGATGACATCACTTTTGTGTCTGGTGCTCCACGAGCCAATCACAGCGGGGCTGTAGTCTTGCTCAAAAGAGACATGAAGTCTGCACACCTTCTCCCCGAGTATATATTCGACGGAGAAGGCCTGGCTTCTTCGTTTGGCTATGATGTGGCGGTGGTGGACCTCAACGCAGATGG GTGGCAAGATATAGTTATCGGAGCCCCCCAGTATTTTGACAGGGGTGGTGAAGTTGGGGGCGCAGTGTACGTCTACATTAACCAGCAAGGCAGATGGAACAACGTGAAGCCAATTCGTCTTAATGGGACCAAAGATTCCATGTTTGGAATTTCTGTAAAAAACATCGGAGACATTAATCAAGACGGCTATCCAG ATATTGCTGTTGGAGCTCCCTATGATGATCTGGGGAAGGTTTTTATCTATCACGGATCACCAACTGGCATAAATACCAAGCCAACACAG GTTCTTGAGGGCACCTCACCTTACTTTGGCTATTCGATCGCCGGAAACATGGACCTGGATAGGAATTCCTATCCTGATGTTGCTGTCGGTTCCCTCTCAGACTCAGTAACGATATTCAG ATCCCGGCCAGTGATTAACATTCTGAAGACTGTCACAGTGACCCCTAACAGAATTGACTTGCGCCAGAAGTCCCTGTGCGGGTCACCTAGTGGGATATG CCTCAAGGTTAAAGCCTGTTTTGAATATTCTGCGAAACCCTCTGGTTATAATCCTTCAATAT CGATTTTGGGTATACTTgaagctgaaaaagaaaggagaaagtctGGGTTGTCGTCACGAGTTCAGTTTCGAAACCAAGGTTCTGAGCCAAAGTATACTCAGGAGCTAACCCTGAGCAGGCAGAAGCAGCGGGCGTGCATGGAGGAGACCCTCTGGCTGCAG GAAAACATCAGAGACAAGCTACGCCCCATCCCCATCACAGCGTCCGTGGAGATCCAGGAGCCCAGCTCTCGCCGGCGGGTCAATTCACTTCCTGAAGTTCTTCCTATCTTGAATTCGAATGAAGCCAAGACCGTCCAGACTGAT GTACACTTCTTGAAGGAGGGCTGTGGAGACGACAATGTCTGTAACAGCAACCTTAAGCTGGAGTATAAATTCTGTACCCGAGAAGGCAGTCAAGACAAATTCTCTTACCTTCCAAT TCAAAAAGGCATCCCGGAATTAGTTCTAAAAGATCAGAAGGATATAGCTCTGGAAATAACAGTGACCAACGGCCCTTCTGATCCAAGGAATCCCAGAAAAGATGGTGACGACGCTCATGAGGCCAAACTCGTCGCGACATTCCCTGACACGCTCACATACTCGGCGTACAGAGAACTGAGGGCTTTCCCT GAGAAGCAACTGAGCTGTGTCGCCAACCAGAACGGCTCCCAAGCTGACTGTGAGCTCGGGAACCCTTTCAAGAGAAATTCCAGT GTTACTTTTTACCTGATTTTAAGTACAACTGAGGTCACCTTTGACACCACCGATCTGGATATTAATCTGAAGTTGGAAAC AACAAGCAATCAAGATAATTTGGCTCCAATTACAGCGAAAGCAAAAGTGGTTATTGAACTGCTTTTATCGGTCTCCGG AGTTGCTAAACCTTCGCAGGTGTATTTTGGAGGTACAGTTGTCGGTGAGCAGGCTATGAAGTCTGAAGATGAAGTAGGAAGCTTAATAGAGTATGAATTCAGG GTGATTAATTTAGGTAAACCTCTGAAAAACCTTGGCACGGCGACTCTGAATATACAGTGGCCCAAGGAAATCAACAACGGCAAATGGTTGCTTTATCTGGTGAAAGTCGAATCCAAAGGTTTGGAGCAGATCGTTTGCGAGCCACACGATGAAATAAACTTCCTGAAGCTGAAG GAGTCGCACAACTCAAGAAGGAAACGGGAgatttctgaaaaacaaatagaCGACAGcaggaagttttctttattttctgaacgAAAATACCAGACCCTC AACTGCAGCGTCAACGTGAGGTGTGTGAACATCAAGTGTCCGCTGCGTGGGCTGGACAGCAAGGCCTCCCTCGTGCTGCGTTCCAGGCTGTGGAACAGTACCTTTCTAGAG GAATATTCCAAACTGAACTACTTGGACATTCTCGTGAGGGCTTCTATCGACGTGACGGCTGCCGCTCAGAATATCAAGCTGCCTCACGCGGGCACACAG GTTCGCGTGACGGTGTTTCCCTCTAAGACTGTAGCTCAGTATTCAGGGATAGCTTGGTGGATCATCCTTCTGGCTGTCCTTGCTGGGATTCTCATGCTGGCTCTGTTAGTGTTTTTACTGTGGAAG tgtGGATTCTTTAAGCGCTCTAGGTACGATGACAGCGTCCCCCGATACCACGCTGTTCGGATCCGGAAAGAAGAGCGAGAGATCAAAGACGAAAAACACAATGATAACCTCGAAAAGAAACAGTGGATCACGAAGTGGAGTGAAAATGAAAGTTACTCATAG
- the Itga6 gene encoding integrin alpha-6 isoform X2 → MAVAGQLCLLYLSAGLLARLGAAFNLDTREDNVIRKSGDPGSLFGFSLAMHWQLQPEDKRLLLVGAPRAEALPLQRANRTGGLYSCDITSRGPCTRIEFDNDADPMSESKEDQWMGVTVQSQGPGGKVVTCAHRYEKRQHVNTKQESRDIFGRCYVLSQNLRIEDDMDGGDWSFCDGRLRGHEKFGSCQQGVAATFTKDFHYIVFGAPGTYNWKGIVRVEQKNNTFFDMNIFEDGPYEVGGETDHDESLVPVPANSYLGFSLDSGKGIMSKDDITFVSGAPRANHSGAVVLLKRDMKSAHLLPEYIFDGEGLASSFGYDVAVVDLNADGWQDIVIGAPQYFDRGGEVGGAVYVYINQQGRWNNVKPIRLNGTKDSMFGISVKNIGDINQDGYPDIAVGAPYDDLGKVFIYHGSPTGINTKPTQVLEGTSPYFGYSIAGNMDLDRNSYPDVAVGSLSDSVTIFRSRPVINILKTVTVTPNRIDLRQKSLCGSPSGICLKVKACFEYSAKPSGYNPSISILGILEAEKERRKSGLSSRVQFRNQGSEPKYTQELTLSRQKQRACMEETLWLQENIRDKLRPIPITASVEIQEPSSRRRVNSLPEVLPILNSNEAKTVQTDVHFLKEGCGDDNVCNSNLKLEYKFCTREGSQDKFSYLPIQKGIPELVLKDQKDIALEITVTNGPSDPRNPRKDGDDAHEAKLVATFPDTLTYSAYRELRAFPEKQLSCVANQNGSQADCELGNPFKRNSSVTFYLILSTTEVTFDTTDLDINLKLETTSNQDNLAPITAKAKVVIELLLSVSGVAKPSQVYFGGTVVGEQAMKSEDEVGSLIEYEFRVINLGKPLKNLGTATLNIQWPKEINNGKWLLYLVKVESKGLEQIVCEPHDEINFLKLKESHNSRRKREISEKQIDDSRKFSLFSERKYQTLNCSVNVRCVNIKCPLRGLDSKASLVLRSRLWNSTFLEEYSKLNYLDILVRASIDVTAAAQNIKLPHAGTQVRVTVFPSKTVAQYSGIAWWIILLAVLAGILMLALLVFLLWKCGFFKRNKKDHYDATYHKAEIHTQPSDKERLTSDA, encoded by the exons GCTGCTAGTGGGGGCCCCTCGGGCAGAAGCACTTCCACTGCAGAGGGCGAACAGAACAGGGGGCCTGTACAGCTGTGACATCACCTCTCGGGGACCTTGCACGCGGATTGAGTTTGATAATGATG CTGATCCCATGTCAGAAAGCAAGGAAGATCAGTGGATGGGGGTCACCGTCCAGAGTCAGGGTCCAGGAGGCAAAGTGGTG ACATGCGCGCATCGCTATGAAAAGAGGCAGCACGTGAACACCAAGCAGGAGTCCAGAGACATCTTCGGGAGGTGCTACGTCCTGAGTCAGAATCTCAGGATCGAGGATGACATGGATGGGGGAGACTGGAGTTTCTGTGACGGCCGACTGAGAGGCCATGAAAAATTCGGCTCTTGTCAGCAAGGGGTCGCCGCGACTTTCACTAAAGACTTCCATTACATTGTGTTTGGCGCCCCGGGTACTTACAACTGGAAAG GGATTGTTCGTGTAGAGCAAAAGAATAACACTTTTTTTGACATGAACATCTTTGAAGATGGGCCCTATGAAGTTGGTGGAGAGACTGACCATGATGAAAGTCTCGTGCCTGTTCCTGCTAACAGTTACCTAG GCTTTTCATTGGACTCAGGGAAGGGTATTATGTCTAAAGATGACATCACTTTTGTGTCTGGTGCTCCACGAGCCAATCACAGCGGGGCTGTAGTCTTGCTCAAAAGAGACATGAAGTCTGCACACCTTCTCCCCGAGTATATATTCGACGGAGAAGGCCTGGCTTCTTCGTTTGGCTATGATGTGGCGGTGGTGGACCTCAACGCAGATGG GTGGCAAGATATAGTTATCGGAGCCCCCCAGTATTTTGACAGGGGTGGTGAAGTTGGGGGCGCAGTGTACGTCTACATTAACCAGCAAGGCAGATGGAACAACGTGAAGCCAATTCGTCTTAATGGGACCAAAGATTCCATGTTTGGAATTTCTGTAAAAAACATCGGAGACATTAATCAAGACGGCTATCCAG ATATTGCTGTTGGAGCTCCCTATGATGATCTGGGGAAGGTTTTTATCTATCACGGATCACCAACTGGCATAAATACCAAGCCAACACAG GTTCTTGAGGGCACCTCACCTTACTTTGGCTATTCGATCGCCGGAAACATGGACCTGGATAGGAATTCCTATCCTGATGTTGCTGTCGGTTCCCTCTCAGACTCAGTAACGATATTCAG ATCCCGGCCAGTGATTAACATTCTGAAGACTGTCACAGTGACCCCTAACAGAATTGACTTGCGCCAGAAGTCCCTGTGCGGGTCACCTAGTGGGATATG CCTCAAGGTTAAAGCCTGTTTTGAATATTCTGCGAAACCCTCTGGTTATAATCCTTCAATAT CGATTTTGGGTATACTTgaagctgaaaaagaaaggagaaagtctGGGTTGTCGTCACGAGTTCAGTTTCGAAACCAAGGTTCTGAGCCAAAGTATACTCAGGAGCTAACCCTGAGCAGGCAGAAGCAGCGGGCGTGCATGGAGGAGACCCTCTGGCTGCAG GAAAACATCAGAGACAAGCTACGCCCCATCCCCATCACAGCGTCCGTGGAGATCCAGGAGCCCAGCTCTCGCCGGCGGGTCAATTCACTTCCTGAAGTTCTTCCTATCTTGAATTCGAATGAAGCCAAGACCGTCCAGACTGAT GTACACTTCTTGAAGGAGGGCTGTGGAGACGACAATGTCTGTAACAGCAACCTTAAGCTGGAGTATAAATTCTGTACCCGAGAAGGCAGTCAAGACAAATTCTCTTACCTTCCAAT TCAAAAAGGCATCCCGGAATTAGTTCTAAAAGATCAGAAGGATATAGCTCTGGAAATAACAGTGACCAACGGCCCTTCTGATCCAAGGAATCCCAGAAAAGATGGTGACGACGCTCATGAGGCCAAACTCGTCGCGACATTCCCTGACACGCTCACATACTCGGCGTACAGAGAACTGAGGGCTTTCCCT GAGAAGCAACTGAGCTGTGTCGCCAACCAGAACGGCTCCCAAGCTGACTGTGAGCTCGGGAACCCTTTCAAGAGAAATTCCAGT GTTACTTTTTACCTGATTTTAAGTACAACTGAGGTCACCTTTGACACCACCGATCTGGATATTAATCTGAAGTTGGAAAC AACAAGCAATCAAGATAATTTGGCTCCAATTACAGCGAAAGCAAAAGTGGTTATTGAACTGCTTTTATCGGTCTCCGG AGTTGCTAAACCTTCGCAGGTGTATTTTGGAGGTACAGTTGTCGGTGAGCAGGCTATGAAGTCTGAAGATGAAGTAGGAAGCTTAATAGAGTATGAATTCAGG GTGATTAATTTAGGTAAACCTCTGAAAAACCTTGGCACGGCGACTCTGAATATACAGTGGCCCAAGGAAATCAACAACGGCAAATGGTTGCTTTATCTGGTGAAAGTCGAATCCAAAGGTTTGGAGCAGATCGTTTGCGAGCCACACGATGAAATAAACTTCCTGAAGCTGAAG GAGTCGCACAACTCAAGAAGGAAACGGGAgatttctgaaaaacaaatagaCGACAGcaggaagttttctttattttctgaacgAAAATACCAGACCCTC AACTGCAGCGTCAACGTGAGGTGTGTGAACATCAAGTGTCCGCTGCGTGGGCTGGACAGCAAGGCCTCCCTCGTGCTGCGTTCCAGGCTGTGGAACAGTACCTTTCTAGAG GAATATTCCAAACTGAACTACTTGGACATTCTCGTGAGGGCTTCTATCGACGTGACGGCTGCCGCTCAGAATATCAAGCTGCCTCACGCGGGCACACAG GTTCGCGTGACGGTGTTTCCCTCTAAGACTGTAGCTCAGTATTCAGGGATAGCTTGGTGGATCATCCTTCTGGCTGTCCTTGCTGGGATTCTCATGCTGGCTCTGTTAGTGTTTTTACTGTGGAAG TGTGGTTTCTtcaagagaaataagaaagatcATTACGATGCCACCTATCACAAGGCTGAGATCCATACTCAGCCGTCTGATAAAGAGAGGCTCACTTCCGATGCATAG